In Pedobacter heparinus DSM 2366, the following are encoded in one genomic region:
- a CDS encoding Rpn family recombination-promoting nuclease/putative transposase, whose protein sequence is MRREDATEDLLAEPVVVYSKGQDGRPYFIDPLEDLGFKRLFSAEQNKDITITFLNHVLKGKREVVSLEFLKNEYPGETQEEGGVIIDIVCKDQIGAFFLVEMQKSWNQNFKERSLFYASRLITEQAPHGNRKEWAYSLKDVYVIALLEKFTINAGNKGKWLHDIALVNTDTGKVFNERLRFTYIELLSFKKTENQLETDLEKWIYALKNLKHLKQAPAAFTEPQLLQFCQAARYINLTKEEKNMISAKTKARWDYYYAIDGAKIMGREEGETRGAHQKAAQIAIKLKNKGVPFTEIQELTELSITEIKNL, encoded by the coding sequence ATGCGCAGAGAAGATGCTACAGAAGATCTGCTTGCCGAACCTGTTGTTGTTTACAGCAAAGGCCAGGACGGCAGGCCTTATTTTATTGATCCGCTGGAAGACCTGGGCTTCAAACGCCTGTTTAGTGCCGAGCAGAACAAAGACATTACCATAACTTTCCTGAACCATGTACTCAAAGGAAAACGTGAGGTTGTATCGCTCGAATTTCTAAAGAACGAATATCCCGGCGAAACCCAGGAAGAAGGCGGAGTGATAATTGATATCGTATGCAAAGACCAGATTGGGGCTTTCTTTCTGGTCGAAATGCAAAAAAGCTGGAATCAAAACTTTAAGGAACGATCCCTGTTTTATGCCTCCAGGCTTATTACCGAACAGGCGCCACACGGCAATCGCAAAGAATGGGCATACTCCCTGAAAGATGTATATGTAATTGCATTGCTTGAAAAATTTACTATTAATGCCGGAAACAAAGGTAAATGGCTGCATGATATAGCACTAGTCAATACAGATACAGGAAAGGTATTTAACGAAAGATTGCGTTTTACCTACATTGAACTGCTCAGCTTTAAAAAAACAGAAAACCAGCTGGAAACCGACCTGGAAAAATGGATTTACGCCCTCAAAAACCTGAAACATTTAAAACAGGCACCTGCTGCATTTACAGAGCCCCAATTGCTCCAGTTTTGCCAGGCTGCCAGATACATTAACTTAACAAAGGAGGAAAAGAATATGATTAGTGCAAAAACTAAAGCCCGCTGGGATTACTACTATGCAATTGACGGGGCAAAGATAATGGGGCGCGAAGAGGGAGAAACCAGAGGAGCTCATCAAAAAGCAGCGCAAATAGCCATCAAGCTTAAAAACAAAGGAGTTCCATTTACAGAAATCCAGGAACTAACCGAACTCAGCATTACAGAAATAAAAAATCTGTAA
- a CDS encoding PD-(D/E)XK nuclease family transposase: MPFWLLKKSYSSEAYNISEVYLLAFLENFNLPDTPRYEYLQDICLANRHTGKIFYDKLSFIFIEMLNFVKKPHELHTELDKWLYALKHLTEFKQRPAYLSGPEFDQFFALAKYANLTKEERDMYNTSLKQKWDSKNVLDYAVEEAKHKKVIEVATALLAKNIDLNIISEATGLSQEEIQALQK, from the coding sequence GTGCCATTTTGGCTCCTTAAAAAATCATACTCTTCAGAGGCTTATAACATCTCAGAAGTTTACCTGCTGGCCTTCCTGGAAAACTTTAACCTCCCCGACACCCCCAGATATGAATACCTGCAGGATATATGCCTGGCCAACAGGCATACAGGAAAAATATTTTACGATAAACTCAGCTTTATATTTATAGAGATGCTTAACTTTGTGAAGAAGCCTCATGAACTGCATACAGAACTGGATAAATGGTTATATGCATTAAAACATTTAACAGAATTTAAACAGCGTCCTGCATATTTATCCGGCCCGGAATTTGATCAGTTTTTTGCATTAGCTAAATACGCCAACCTGACTAAGGAGGAAAGAGATATGTACAATACAAGTTTAAAGCAGAAATGGGACAGTAAAAATGTGTTGGATTATGCTGTAGAAGAAGCAAAACACAAAAAAGTTATTGAAGTTGCAACAGCTTTATTAGCAAAGAACATTGATCTCAACATCATTTCTGAAGCAACAGGCTTAAGTCAAGAAGAAATCCAGGCCCTTCAAAAGTAA